The following coding sequences are from one Shewanella putrefaciens window:
- a CDS encoding SDR family NAD(P)-dependent oxidoreductase translates to MNTTPIALITGASRGLGKNTALKLAAQGIDIILTYQTNAAAAAEVVAEIEWLGRKAVALPLDVSDSGSFAEFATQVSTVLAQTWQRESFNYLINNAGIGIHVPMAETSIEQFDTLMNIHVKGPFFLTQSLLPQLMDGGSIMNISTGLTRFAIPGFGAYATMKGAVETMTKYWAKELGPRGIRVNVLAPGAIETDFGGGAVRDNAQMNQFLAQQTALGRVGLPDDIGGAISALLSPAAAWINAQRIEASGGMFL, encoded by the coding sequence ATGAACACGACTCCAATTGCACTCATCACTGGCGCCAGCCGCGGTTTAGGTAAAAATACTGCCCTCAAATTAGCGGCGCAGGGGATAGATATTATCTTGACCTACCAAACGAATGCCGCTGCGGCCGCTGAAGTGGTCGCCGAGATAGAGTGGCTTGGCCGCAAAGCCGTTGCGCTGCCGCTGGATGTGAGTGATAGCGGCTCATTTGCTGAGTTTGCCACCCAAGTTAGCACAGTATTAGCCCAAACTTGGCAGCGGGAGTCGTTTAACTATTTGATTAACAATGCTGGTATCGGGATTCATGTGCCTATGGCGGAAACCAGTATCGAACAGTTCGATACCTTGATGAATATCCACGTCAAAGGGCCGTTCTTTTTGACACAAAGCTTACTGCCGCAGCTGATGGATGGGGGAAGCATTATGAATATTTCCACCGGCTTGACGCGCTTTGCGATTCCCGGATTTGGTGCGTATGCCACCATGAAAGGCGCGGTCGAGACTATGACTAAGTATTGGGCGAAGGAGTTAGGCCCACGAGGAATTCGCGTCAATGTGCTTGCCCCAGGGGCGATTGAAACGGATTTTGGCGGCGGTGCAGTGCGGGATAATGCGCAGATGAATCAGTTTTTAGCACAGCAAACTGCGTTGGGGCGTGTGGGCTTGCCTGACGATATCGGTGGCGCAATTAGTGCCTTGCTATCGCCAGCGGCCGCTTGGATTAATGCCCAGCGTATCGAAGCTTCAGGCGGTATGTTTCTGTAA
- the exaC gene encoding acetaldehyde dehydrogenase ExaC, whose protein sequence is MIYAQPGTAGAIVNFKEKYANFIGGKWIAPVNGKYFDNRSPVNGQNFCQIPRSDAQDIELALDAAHAAKEAWGKTSVTERSNLLLRIADRVEQNLEYLAVAETWENGKAVRETLNADLPLFVDHFRYFAGCIRAQEGSAADIDGNTVSYHFPEPLGVVGQIIPWNFPLLMAAWKIAPALAAGNCVVLKPAEQTPVSILVLLELIEDLLPAGILNVVNGFGAEAGQALATSKRIAKLAFTGSTEIGYHILKCAAESLIPSTVELGGKSPNVFFADVMDHEDEYLNKAVEGMLLAFFNQGEVCTCPSRVLVQESIFDRFIEKVLARAQTIKQGDPLDTDTQVGAQASKEQFDKILSYLAIGKAEGAEVLLGGTLCQLDGGQSEGYYISPTIMKGHNKMRIFQEEIFGPVISVTTFKDEAEALAIANDTEYGLGAGVWTRDMNTAQRMGRGIQAGRVWINCYHAYPAHAAFGGYKKSGIGRETHKMMLNHYQNTKNLLVSYDVNPLGFF, encoded by the coding sequence ATGATTTATGCTCAACCCGGAACCGCAGGCGCAATCGTTAACTTCAAAGAAAAATATGCCAACTTTATCGGTGGTAAATGGATCGCCCCAGTCAATGGTAAATACTTCGACAATCGCTCCCCCGTGAATGGCCAAAACTTTTGCCAAATCCCACGCTCCGATGCCCAAGATATTGAATTAGCCTTAGATGCCGCTCACGCAGCGAAAGAAGCATGGGGTAAAACCTCAGTTACCGAACGCTCAAACCTGTTACTGCGCATTGCCGATCGGGTCGAACAAAATCTCGAATATTTAGCCGTAGCCGAAACCTGGGAAAACGGTAAAGCGGTGCGTGAAACCTTAAACGCCGACTTGCCCTTATTCGTCGATCACTTCCGCTACTTTGCGGGTTGTATCCGCGCACAGGAAGGCAGCGCTGCCGATATCGACGGCAACACAGTCAGCTATCACTTCCCAGAGCCTTTAGGCGTGGTCGGCCAGATCATTCCTTGGAACTTTCCACTCTTAATGGCCGCATGGAAAATCGCCCCTGCGCTAGCGGCGGGTAACTGTGTGGTACTCAAACCTGCGGAGCAAACGCCGGTATCGATTCTGGTCTTGCTCGAGCTAATTGAAGACCTATTACCCGCGGGTATTCTTAACGTAGTCAACGGCTTTGGTGCCGAAGCTGGACAAGCACTGGCCACCAGCAAACGCATCGCTAAGCTTGCGTTTACGGGCTCCACCGAAATTGGCTATCACATCTTAAAATGCGCCGCCGAATCCTTAATTCCATCGACCGTTGAGCTTGGCGGCAAGTCGCCTAACGTGTTTTTTGCCGATGTGATGGACCATGAAGACGAATATTTAAATAAGGCCGTCGAAGGCATGTTGCTGGCCTTCTTCAACCAAGGAGAAGTCTGTACGTGCCCATCTCGGGTGCTAGTCCAAGAATCGATTTTTGATCGCTTTATCGAAAAAGTGCTCGCCCGTGCGCAAACCATTAAGCAAGGCGATCCCTTAGATACCGACACTCAAGTGGGCGCTCAAGCCTCTAAAGAACAGTTCGATAAGATCTTAAGTTACTTAGCCATAGGTAAGGCTGAAGGTGCAGAAGTGCTATTGGGAGGCACACTTTGCCAACTCGATGGCGGCCAAAGTGAAGGTTATTACATCAGCCCAACCATTATGAAAGGCCACAATAAGATGCGTATCTTCCAAGAGGAGATCTTCGGCCCCGTCATTTCGGTCACCACCTTTAAAGATGAAGCCGAAGCCTTAGCGATCGCGAACGATACTGAGTACGGCCTAGGCGCTGGCGTGTGGACGCGGGACATGAACACGGCTCAACGTATGGGACGTGGCATTCAAGCGGGCCGCGTGTGGATTAACTGTTACCACGCCTATCCTGCCCATGCCGCCTTTGGTGGTTACAAAAAATCCGGCATCGGCCGCGAAACCCATAAGATGATGCTCAACCATTATCAAAATACCAAGAATCTCTTGGTGAGTTACGATGTGAATCCTTTAGGTTTCTTCTAA
- a CDS encoding sigma-54-dependent Fis family transcriptional regulator — MTVKPHLPSTQAWLADSWQRSIGAGLSEFQLPQELRLDACELKQKHEQYQMLIALVQSYALPLFNQLMAHSNSRLLLSDAEGYVLRHWGVSRYSTKLADVALDIGVNWLEQHKGTNAIGTALTAKQAVSVVGEQHFIRQNRFMSCTACPIFSPQGEMLGVIDITSEQQRHTQQTLMLVSSLAQQVETALLCHLPDSHYRIDLAAQPNLLNSGWQGIVIADSDGRIVGCNPMAKQLLNHAKVGDTVEQYLGDNWSRAGGFNQHLALHLQTQSLNIPSAKGRVAISNKSLTQLGVRFRDPLLERAWQHANKVITKQIPLLVLGETGVGKEQFVKKLHAQSARRIGPLVAVNCAALPAELVESELFGYQAGAFTGANRTGFIGKIRQAHGGFLFLDEIGEMPLAAQSRLLRVLQEREVVPVGSNQSFKVDIQIIAATHMDLEQQVAQGLFRQDLFYRLNGLQVRLPALRERQDIERIIHKLHRKHRIAAQDICPELLGKMMQYDWPGNLRELDNLMQVACLMAEGDNILNWQHLPDYLAAKLTCEPLKGDLLQAASLCDEFKEVSRQRSASPLPSGKFVVEPNVTKVQSDSLNEAIYSNVLQAYQACNGNVSQCAKRLGISRNALYRKLKQMGIKA, encoded by the coding sequence ATGACAGTTAAACCGCATTTACCATCGACACAGGCGTGGTTGGCCGATTCGTGGCAGCGCAGCATTGGCGCTGGCTTGTCAGAATTTCAGTTACCCCAGGAGCTCAGGCTCGATGCCTGCGAACTAAAGCAGAAACATGAGCAATATCAAATGCTCATCGCATTAGTGCAATCCTATGCCTTGCCTTTATTCAATCAGTTGATGGCGCATTCTAATAGCCGACTCTTGCTCTCCGATGCCGAGGGTTATGTGCTTAGGCATTGGGGCGTGAGCCGTTACTCTACAAAACTGGCAGACGTGGCTTTGGATATCGGGGTGAATTGGCTTGAGCAGCACAAGGGCACCAATGCGATAGGGACGGCACTTACCGCCAAACAAGCAGTATCTGTGGTGGGTGAGCAACATTTTATTCGCCAGAATCGTTTTATGAGTTGCACTGCTTGCCCGATATTTTCCCCCCAAGGTGAGATGCTCGGGGTGATTGATATCACCAGCGAGCAGCAAAGGCACACCCAGCAGACGCTGATGTTAGTGTCCAGTTTGGCACAGCAGGTCGAGACCGCGCTTTTGTGCCATCTGCCCGATAGCCATTATCGAATCGATTTAGCGGCGCAGCCCAATCTGCTCAATTCGGGTTGGCAGGGTATAGTGATTGCCGATAGCGATGGCCGCATCGTGGGTTGTAATCCCATGGCGAAACAATTGCTTAATCATGCCAAGGTGGGCGATACCGTCGAACAGTACTTAGGCGATAATTGGAGCCGTGCGGGTGGCTTTAATCAACATTTAGCTTTGCATTTACAGACTCAATCCCTAAATATTCCCAGCGCTAAGGGTCGAGTTGCGATTAGCAATAAATCGCTCACTCAATTGGGGGTTCGGTTTCGCGATCCTCTATTAGAACGCGCTTGGCAACATGCCAATAAGGTGATCACCAAACAAATTCCGCTGTTAGTGCTCGGTGAGACTGGGGTGGGTAAAGAGCAATTTGTTAAAAAGCTCCATGCTCAGAGTGCGCGTCGCATCGGGCCTTTAGTGGCAGTGAACTGCGCCGCATTGCCCGCTGAATTAGTCGAATCTGAACTTTTTGGTTATCAGGCAGGCGCTTTTACTGGGGCAAACCGCACTGGATTTATCGGTAAAATTCGCCAAGCCCACGGCGGCTTTTTATTTTTAGATGAGATCGGTGAAATGCCGCTGGCGGCCCAGAGTCGTTTACTCAGAGTATTGCAAGAGCGCGAAGTGGTGCCCGTTGGCAGTAATCAAAGTTTTAAAGTCGATATCCAAATCATTGCCGCGACCCATATGGATTTAGAGCAACAAGTAGCGCAGGGGCTGTTTCGGCAGGATTTATTCTATCGATTGAATGGTCTGCAAGTACGTTTACCTGCGCTGCGTGAGCGGCAGGATATCGAGCGTATTATCCATAAATTGCATCGTAAACATCGTATCGCCGCGCAGGATATCTGCCCAGAACTGTTAGGGAAAATGATGCAATACGACTGGCCGGGGAATTTGCGTGAGCTGGATAACCTCATGCAAGTCGCTTGCTTGATGGCAGAAGGAGACAACATCCTCAATTGGCAACATTTACCCGATTATCTGGCGGCCAAACTCACATGCGAGCCGTTAAAAGGAGACCTGTTACAAGCTGCATCTTTATGTGATGAATTTAAAGAGGTAAGCCGTCAACGTTCTGCATCACCCCTGCCAAGTGGTAAGTTCGTTGTGGAGCCGAATGTCACAAAGGTTCAATCGGATTCCCTAAATGAGGCGATTTATAGCAATGTCCTGCAGGCATACCAAGCCTGTAATGGCAATGTGAGCCAATGCGCTAAACGCTTAGGGATCAGCCGTAATGCCTTGTATCGTAAGTTGAAACAGATGGGAATTAAAGCTTAG
- a CDS encoding ATP-binding protein, with product MPNRLFIKLLLGFWLCSSLIIALVGLLPLLQQKHDRAPIPPHLENALSNIAIRFQENPSLFESDFLRRWERQRNMEGKPLRIYLANSEGQVINTQKISRGVRSFMLMTDEDKRPISHQFKDELVFGPYHFNVNGETYSLYGRLPDHHPRPWFFFFVENKLLTLSLAILLSGLLCGLLAWHLGKALNSLKKSANALAEGDLSNRVDKATTKRNDEIGQLASAFNSMADSIETMVKNQQRLMGDISHELRTPLTRLQLSLALARKKGQQTTETDRIGYEAEQLEKLIAELLELSRVKLNTNETKVRLGLAESLSQVLDDAEFEADQQDKKITIDIDEDIELTHFPKSLSRAIENLLRNAIRYAKNDIYIHANATADEVYITIKDDGPGIDASELDAIFKPFYRPDSARQRESGGWGLGLAITEAAITAHKGKIKAKNRVPHGLEVNITLPV from the coding sequence GTGCCTAATCGTTTATTTATCAAATTATTGCTCGGATTCTGGCTCTGTAGCTCACTGATCATTGCTTTGGTCGGCCTGTTGCCATTACTACAACAAAAGCACGATAGAGCACCGATTCCACCTCATCTTGAAAATGCGTTATCCAATATTGCGATACGATTCCAAGAAAATCCTTCCCTGTTCGAGTCTGACTTTTTACGTCGATGGGAAAGACAAAGAAATATGGAAGGAAAACCGCTCCGTATTTATCTCGCGAACAGCGAAGGGCAAGTGATTAATACCCAAAAAATTAGCCGTGGTGTTCGTAGCTTTATGCTGATGACAGATGAAGATAAACGACCCATTAGCCATCAATTTAAAGATGAATTGGTATTTGGCCCTTACCACTTCAATGTTAATGGTGAAACCTACTCATTATACGGCCGCTTGCCGGATCATCATCCACGGCCTTGGTTCTTCTTTTTTGTCGAAAACAAACTGTTAACCTTAAGTCTAGCAATTCTACTTTCGGGGTTACTCTGTGGTTTACTCGCGTGGCATTTAGGTAAAGCGCTAAATTCCCTTAAAAAAAGTGCTAATGCTCTCGCTGAGGGCGATTTAAGTAACCGTGTTGATAAAGCCACAACTAAGCGTAATGATGAAATAGGCCAACTCGCCAGTGCCTTTAATAGCATGGCGGATTCTATTGAAACTATGGTTAAAAATCAGCAAAGGTTAATGGGAGATATCTCCCACGAATTACGCACCCCATTGACACGTTTACAATTATCTTTGGCACTTGCGCGCAAAAAAGGCCAGCAAACCACAGAAACTGACCGCATAGGTTATGAGGCCGAACAACTTGAAAAACTTATCGCGGAATTGCTAGAGCTCTCACGAGTCAAACTCAACACCAACGAAACCAAAGTGCGCTTAGGCCTAGCCGAATCCTTAAGCCAAGTACTAGACGATGCGGAATTTGAGGCCGATCAACAGGATAAAAAAATCACTATCGATATAGATGAAGATATTGAATTAACACACTTTCCAAAATCGCTTTCCCGCGCCATCGAAAACCTGCTGCGTAACGCGATTCGTTATGCCAAAAACGATATCTATATACACGCCAACGCCACGGCTGATGAAGTCTATATCACCATTAAAGATGATGGGCCGGGCATTGATGCCTCTGAGCTTGATGCTATTTTTAAGCCTTTCTACCGTCCCGATTCGGCAAGACAGAGAGAAAGTGGTGGTTGGGGTTTAGGACTTGCCATTACCGAAGCTGCCATTACTGCCCATAAAGGAAAAATTAAGGCGAAGAATAGAGTACCACATGGGCTTGAAGTCAATATTACCCTACCCGTTTAA
- a CDS encoding response regulator produces the protein MSRILLIDDDLGLSELLGQLLELEGFTLTLAYDGKKGLDLALTTDFDLILLDVMLPKLNGFEVLRALRQHKQTPVLMLTARGDEIDRVVGLEIGADDYLPKPFNDRELIARIRAIIRRAHLTAQEIHAAPAQEFGDLRLDPSRQEAYCNEQLIILTGTEFTLLHTLALHAGELMNKEELNEIVLGKKLMPFDRSLDMHLSNLRKKLPERSDGRPRVKTIRGKGYIWLP, from the coding sequence ATGAGTCGGATATTATTGATCGATGACGATCTCGGTTTATCGGAATTACTCGGGCAGTTGCTTGAACTGGAAGGCTTTACCTTAACGTTAGCCTACGATGGTAAGAAAGGATTAGATCTTGCCCTCACAACCGATTTTGATCTGATTTTACTCGATGTCATGTTACCTAAATTAAATGGTTTTGAAGTGCTTCGAGCCCTGCGCCAACATAAACAAACTCCTGTATTGATGCTAACAGCCCGTGGCGATGAAATAGACCGCGTTGTGGGTCTTGAAATTGGCGCTGATGACTACCTGCCAAAACCCTTTAATGACCGAGAGTTAATCGCCCGTATTCGTGCAATTATCCGCCGTGCCCATTTAACCGCCCAAGAAATTCATGCGGCGCCAGCCCAAGAGTTTGGCGATTTGCGTTTAGACCCTTCACGCCAAGAAGCCTACTGTAATGAACAACTGATTATTCTTACGGGAACAGAGTTCACGCTATTGCATACCCTAGCATTACACGCTGGTGAGTTAATGAATAAAGAAGAGCTAAATGAAATTGTGCTTGGCAAAAAACTTATGCCCTTCGATCGCAGTTTAGATATGCACCTGTCCAATTTACGGAAAAAGCTCCCCGAGCGTAGCGATGGCAGACCGAGGGTAAAAACCATCCGAGGTAAAGGTTATATCTGGCTACCATAA